DNA from Luteolibacter yonseiensis:
CCCCGACTACGGTGACGGTGGAGGGAATCTCGTAAGATCCGACTTTCGCCGGCGGGTAGGCGATCAGGATGGTGCCTGTCTTGTTAAATAGCACCCCGCCCTGCGAACTGCTGTAATTCGGATTCTCCTGTCCCATCGAAATGAAGCTCAGGTTGACGCATCCGACAAAGACGTTCCCCTCGATGCTGGTGACTCCGGCAGGGATGTCGAATCTCTTGAAACCCGCGCAGCCGTGAAACGCGCCGGTGCCGATTTCCCGGACATCTTTGGGGATGCTCACCCCCGAGATCTTGCTGTTGTAAAAAGCATAGTCCCCGATCCGAGTGACGGGTCGTTGATTGATCGTCGATGGAATGACGGCGGTGGCGGTCGAAGTCGAGGAATAGCCCGTGATGGTGACCGAGGTTCCATTGTCGGAATAGAGGAAACTCCCATACTGCCCGTTTGTTGCTCCCGAGCACCACGCCGGGATCAAGAAGAACGCCAGAAGGACCCAAAGCTGCCAGAATCGCATGCGAAGACCCAGACGACCGGTCGGCGTACGATAAGACGAGAATGCCCAGTAATTCAAAAGTGGGTTTATTGTCATTACAATGACCATCCATTAAGAATTTTCATGGTAATGACAATGTAATTCTAACATTTTTGATGAAAACCCAATTTTCCGAGGATGTTTCGAAGGCTTTGCGCCTTACATCTCGTTTTCCACGCACAACCGCAAACGGCGGTCGTTTTGTGGCTGGTCACGGTGCCAGGCTTTCAGAAAGCCTTCAATTTCAGTGAGCAACTGCTCGCACTGCTTGTTCCACTTTTCCGCGCCGCGCAGGATCAGCGAGCTTTCTCGCAATCCTGTGAAGTGGATTTCCTCCGCGCCTGCGGACCGGAGTTCGGTAAGTTCCGCCCGCAGGGTTTCGAAAAACGCCAGCTCGAAGCCGTTTCCGGCTTCCATCGCGGCCCGCACGAGCGAAACGGTCATCGGGGGCGCGAGGGGTTCCAGCTTCTCCGCGATCCGCTCCCAGCCGATCTTGATCAACATCATGCGGACCCGCTCGAAGAGGTCCTCCAACTGGAGCAACTTCAACGGGCATTTCGTCTCCAGATACTGCTCGATGCCGCCACGGATGTCCGCGATGAACGGAAAATCCTCGTGATCCGCCGCCAGTGCGGCACGTCGGAGTGCGTCATCCAGCCACGCCGTATCGTAATCAGCCACCTGATGGCGGCCGATTTGAAGCACGGGGCGATTGCCGATGAAGGAGATCACTGGGAAGATTTGACGGTGGGACCGATGCGGGGAAAGTGGACGATTGGAAAATAGATCGCCGGATCAGGCGGTGAGTAAAATGATTTTTCAGTCTTTAAACAGCCGCCTCTGGAATGGATCGCGGGCGGCCCGGCGGGAGAGGGATTGGATTTCCGCGATGAATTCGTTCACATCCTCGAACTGTCGGTAAACCGAGACGTAGCGGACGTAGGCGACCGGATCGATCTGATGGAGCTTGTCCATCACCTTGGCACCGATGATCGCGGAGGGAACCTCGCTGAGGTGGTCCTTGTGAAGGTCCGTGAGGATTTCCTCCACCGCGCGGTCCAGGCGGTCCATCGGCACGGGGCGTTTTTCGCAGGCCTTGATCAGGCCGCTCATCAGTTTTTCCCGGTTCAACGCCTCGCGCGCGCCGTCCCGTTTCACCACCCGGAGTTCCGTGCGTTCGATCTGCTCGTAGGTGGTGTAGCGGTAGGTGCATTTGAGGCATTCCCGCCGCCGCCGGATCGTCGTACCATCCTTTGAGGACCTCGAATCGAGGACCTTGTCTTTGAGGGAACCACATTGGACGCAGCGCATGAAGACAGATAGGGAACAACGTGGCCCATCCTAGGGACACATCCGGTAGGGTCAAATTAAAACCTACGCCATATTTAGTAGTTGGCGGCGAATTGTCGGGAATTCCAAAAGGAAGATTTTGAAATTTTGACAACCTGTTTTTTAAGGAGGAACTCCGGTCCGACAGGGATGCCGCACGGTATCCGGGCCATCACGCCTTTTTCTTCGCGAGCTGCTCGTCCCGCATCCCGCCGATGAAAAGCAGGAGTGCCGCGACGCAGATGCAGGAATCCGCAACGTTGAACGCGGGCCACCAGCCCTGGCTCGAGGGCACGAGCTTGTCGTAGAGGGGAAGCTTGAATGCGAGGAAATCCACCACATATCCCTCGGACAGGCGTTGCCAGAAAGAGGCTCCCTTGTAGGCATCCAACAGAAAACCCTGCACCAGGCGGTCGGTGAGATTTCCAAAAATTCCACAAAGCAGCAGCGCGACGGCCACTTGGGAGAGAGGGTGGTTGAACACGCCTTTTTTCCAAAAGATCCGGATCATCGTCAGGGCGATGATGGGAACGACCAAAAACACGATGGGAGCCCACGACGATCCGTTGCCAAAACCGAAAGCCACTCCCTGGTTGTGGACGCGCACCAGATGAAAGAAATCCTCGACCACCGGCTGGATCTTGAATGACGACGTCGAACCCATCGGAGGATCCGGAAAATTCATCACCGTCCAGAACTTCGTGATCTGATCGAGCACGTAAAGCGGCAGGCTGAGGAAGAGGAGAAGCTTGGCAAGTGACATGAAGGAGAAATGGGGAAGAATGGCAGGACGCGGGCTTTATCTTTGGAACAATCGCACCCTAGTCAACGACCACATTTCCAATTCCCTGCTCCGGTCTGTCACTTTTTCGCTTTTCTGCGGAATGGATGGAGGAATTGCTTCCAGTAACCCTGCGGGACGGGATGGCCGCCGATGCCATAACCCTCGGGCCAGCGGTTGTCCTCCGGCAGGTGGTGGGTGCCGAAGAGCTTGTCATACCAAGGAAAATGGACCGCGAAATTGACGTCGATGGCCTCCTTTTCGATTCCGTGATGCCAATGGTGGAATCTCGGGGTGACGAGGAACTTTTCCAGGAATCCGAAACGGAAGCCGAAATTGGCATGTACGAACGTCGCGTACATGTAGACGATGAGCAGATAGGCGTTCACCGCACCCGGACTGAAACCGAGCACGATCATCGGGATGACCGTGGTGCCGCGGAGGACCAGGATTTCCAGAAAATGCATCCGGGCTCCCGCCATCCAATCCATGCACTGGGCCGAGTGATGCACGGAGTGGAAGCGCCACAGCATGGGCACGCGATGAAAGGTGCGGTGCACCCAGTACTGCACGAAGTCCGTCAGCAGCATGATGCAGATGACCTGGACCACGAACGGCAGTGCCGCCACCCATGCCCGGAAGGCACTCCACGATGTGACCGCCAGCAAGGTATTGGCCGGCAGCATCGAAAGCCATGTCAGCACCTGCACCAACATGCTGCTGATGAAGAAATAAAACAGGTCCTCGCGCCACTCGTAGCGGAAGATCCCCTGTTCCGACCGGTTCGGGAAAAGGTTCTCCACGGGAACGAACACCAGGCCGGTCAGCAGCAGCCGCAACAGGAAGAAATCGAGGCCGAGGTAGTAGGGCGTCGCGTCGGCGGCGAGGGGTGCCAGGCCGTTGCCACAGATCGTCAGACCGAGCAGGCTGAGGACCATGGCGGTCATTCCGAGCGTTTTGGTCGGGCGCAGCAGCAGGCTCAGAAGAGAAAAGACAAACGCGAGGATGATGGTTCCGAAAAGTGCGGGGCGGTACCACCCGGTCTCATGCAGCTTCGCCAGTTCCCGAATGCTGAAGACCCCGGGAAACCATACGCAGAGAATGCCCCCCAAAGCCGCCAGGGCCAGGATGATGCCCAGGGCTCCGCTCCACCAGCCGCTGCCGAAGGATCGCAGGGCGGCGGGAACCTCCAGTTCGTGGCGGATCTGCTGCCGGACGTCTCTCAGGCTTTTCATCGCGCCATGTTCCTCCAGTGGCTGCCGCTTGGCAAGCGGACTTCCGATGACCTGCGCCGGGCATGTCGGATTCACGAAGCAACGGCCACATGTCGACCAACGAAGCCGGAGGACCGATGGGCTTCCGGGATGTTGTCGACATGGGGATGACCGCCTGTGGGAAGCGTTTCAGCCTGCCACCTCATCGCATCGCTCGCAAAGTCCGCTTTCCAGCAGCGGCTCGTGCTTGCGGCAGCGGGGGCAGAGCGAAAGATCCGTCTTGCGGGCGCTTGCGGAGA
Protein-coding regions in this window:
- the nrdR gene encoding transcriptional regulator NrdR → MRCVQCGSLKDKVLDSRSSKDGTTIRRRRECLKCTYRYTTYEQIERTELRVVKRDGAREALNREKLMSGLIKACEKRPVPMDRLDRAVEEILTDLHKDHLSEVPSAIIGAKVMDKLHQIDPVAYVRYVSVYRQFEDVNEFIAEIQSLSRRAARDPFQRRLFKD
- a CDS encoding signal peptidase II encodes the protein MSLAKLLLFLSLPLYVLDQITKFWTVMNFPDPPMGSTSSFKIQPVVEDFFHLVRVHNQGVAFGFGNGSSWAPIVFLVVPIIALTMIRIFWKKGVFNHPLSQVAVALLLCGIFGNLTDRLVQGFLLDAYKGASFWQRLSEGYVVDFLAFKLPLYDKLVPSSQGWWPAFNVADSCICVAALLLFIGGMRDEQLAKKKA
- a CDS encoding sterol desaturase family protein; translated protein: MNPTCPAQVIGSPLAKRQPLEEHGAMKSLRDVRQQIRHELEVPAALRSFGSGWWSGALGIILALAALGGILCVWFPGVFSIRELAKLHETGWYRPALFGTIILAFVFSLLSLLLRPTKTLGMTAMVLSLLGLTICGNGLAPLAADATPYYLGLDFFLLRLLLTGLVFVPVENLFPNRSEQGIFRYEWREDLFYFFISSMLVQVLTWLSMLPANTLLAVTSWSAFRAWVAALPFVVQVICIMLLTDFVQYWVHRTFHRVPMLWRFHSVHHSAQCMDWMAGARMHFLEILVLRGTTVIPMIVLGFSPGAVNAYLLIVYMYATFVHANFGFRFGFLEKFLVTPRFHHWHHGIEKEAIDVNFAVHFPWYDKLFGTHHLPEDNRWPEGYGIGGHPVPQGYWKQFLHPFRRKAKK